One genomic segment of Nitrospirota bacterium includes these proteins:
- a CDS encoding response regulator, whose product MAKTILIVDDSASMRQLVTFALKDAGYDVIAAVDGKDALGKLNGAKVDMVVTDLNMPNMDGITLIKQLRSSPSNKFTPVVMLTTESQETKKLEGKQAGASGWLVKPFTPDKLIEVIKKFVK is encoded by the coding sequence ATGGCAAAGACAATCCTTATAGTTGACGACTCCGCTTCAATGAGGCAGCTTGTCACCTTTGCGCTGAAAGACGCGGGGTACGATGTGATCGCGGCTGTTGACGGCAAGGACGCACTGGGAAAACTTAACGGCGCCAAAGTTGATATGGTGGTGACCGACCTGAACATGCCGAACATGGACGGGATCACGCTGATAAAACAGCTCCGCAGCAGCCCGTCAAACAAGTTCACTCCTGTTGTAATGCTCACAACAGAATCACAGGAAACAAAGAAACTGGAGGGCAAACAGGCCGGCGCCAGTGGATGGCTTGTGAAGCCCTTTACCCCTGATAAATTAATAGAGGTAATAAAGAAATTTGTGAAATGA
- a CDS encoding response regulator transcription factor: MSNNNKEHATHKYKIFIVDDHPIVRQGLALLINQENDLTVCGEASDISQALPAIEDCHPDLIIIDISLGQSNGIRLIESLLNKNPETLTLVLSMHDEALYAERCLRIGAKGYIMKQEPPEKVILAIRRVLNGEIFVSDTLAAKLLHKFIAKQPVLNSSPIESLSNRELEVFELIGKGLKTRQIAEHLNLSVKTIETYMDHIKKKMNLNDSRNLFLHAVQWLMNEKSK; this comes from the coding sequence ATGAGCAATAATAACAAGGAACACGCGACCCATAAATACAAAATCTTTATAGTTGATGATCATCCAATAGTCCGGCAGGGACTCGCCCTTCTTATTAACCAGGAAAACGACCTTACTGTTTGCGGAGAAGCAAGTGATATTTCTCAAGCTTTGCCTGCTATTGAGGACTGTCATCCGGACCTCATAATAATTGATATTTCTCTCGGTCAAAGCAATGGCATCAGACTCATCGAAAGCCTCTTAAATAAAAACCCCGAAACCTTAACTCTTGTTCTCTCCATGCACGATGAAGCATTATACGCTGAACGCTGTCTCAGGATAGGCGCAAAAGGATATATCATGAAACAAGAACCGCCCGAGAAGGTGATCTTGGCAATAAGAAGGGTCTTGAATGGCGAGATATTTGTAAGCGACACCCTGGCCGCAAAATTATTACATAAGTTCATCGCTAAACAACCTGTGCTTAACAGTTCCCCTATCGAAAGTCTCAGCAACCGTGAACTGGAGGTGTTCGAGCTTATCGGCAAAGGGCTGAAAACCCGCCAAATAGCAGAACATTTAAATCTCAGCGTGAAAACAATCGAGACATATATGGACCACATCAAGAAGAAGATGAACCTCAACGACTCACGCAATTTGTTTTTGCACGCTGTGCAATGGCTGATGAATGAAAAGTCAAAGTAG
- a CDS encoding cupredoxin domain-containing protein, giving the protein MRAVGLLIIFLMLTGVVFAGDKGEAVKVYKATVAADGVQRIEIVGGDYFFDPNYIVVKKDVPVELIIRKNPGIVPHNIVIASPDAGMEIRDSLDTEKRTLKFTPSKTGTYPFYCDKKFLFFKNHREKGMEGVIEVTD; this is encoded by the coding sequence ATGAGAGCGGTTGGGTTATTGATTATATTTCTGATGCTAACAGGAGTTGTATTTGCCGGGGACAAGGGAGAGGCGGTAAAGGTTTACAAGGCGACTGTTGCTGCTGACGGTGTTCAGAGGATCGAGATCGTCGGCGGTGATTATTTTTTCGATCCGAACTATATAGTTGTAAAGAAGGATGTACCGGTGGAACTGATAATCAGGAAAAACCCCGGCATAGTGCCCCATAATATCGTGATAGCTTCACCGGATGCAGGGATGGAAATCAGGGATTCGCTGGACACGGAGAAGAGGACACTGAAATTCACTCCGTCTAAGACGGGCACATATCCTTTCTACTGCGATAAAAAGTTCCTGTTTTTTAAAAACCACAGGGAAAAAGGCATGGAAGGCGTTATCGAAGTTACCGATTAG
- a CDS encoding M28 family peptidase: MLDIRDHLRETVSFLAKEIGPRPYTQTGALNKAADYIKSKFSEYGYHVFEQPYKVEENTYANIYVEVRGKKMPEKLLVAGAHYDTVIGTPGADDNASGIAGLLELARLLKDTRLDRTVQFAAFTLEEPPFFRSRHQGSYVYAHDLRQKGAQVEGMICLEMIGYFTDRPDSQFFPLPFLRWFYPSEGNFITLVGNIRSRAFLNRMMKGFKKGTDLRAESFTGLPIVPGTDFSDHRSFWKCGYNAIMVTDTAFYRNPQYHGTGDVPEVLDYERMAKVVLGIRSAIEEIAGR, translated from the coding sequence ATGCTCGATATCAGGGACCATCTCAGGGAGACTGTAAGCTTCCTCGCAAAAGAAATAGGCCCGCGCCCCTATACACAAACCGGCGCGCTGAATAAGGCCGCTGATTATATTAAATCAAAATTCAGCGAATACGGTTATCATGTCTTTGAGCAGCCGTATAAAGTTGAAGAAAATACATACGCAAATATCTACGTGGAGGTCAGAGGCAAAAAGATGCCGGAGAAGCTCCTTGTGGCAGGCGCTCATTATGACACGGTGATCGGAACTCCCGGTGCGGATGACAACGCAAGCGGGATTGCGGGACTGCTTGAGCTTGCTCGGCTGTTAAAAGACACGCGGCTTGACAGGACCGTTCAGTTTGCCGCGTTTACCCTTGAGGAGCCTCCTTTTTTCAGGAGCAGGCATCAGGGCAGTTATGTATACGCTCATGACCTCAGACAAAAGGGCGCTCAGGTTGAAGGCATGATATGCCTTGAGATGATAGGGTATTTCACCGACAGGCCGGACAGCCAGTTTTTCCCGTTGCCCTTCCTCAGATGGTTCTATCCCTCTGAAGGAAATTTTATAACCCTTGTCGGTAATATTCGATCGAGAGCGTTTCTGAACAGGATGATGAAAGGCTTTAAAAAAGGAACGGACTTGCGCGCCGAGTCATTTACAGGCCTTCCGATCGTCCCTGGAACAGACTTCTCAGACCACAGGTCTTTCTGGAAATGCGGCTATAATGCAATTATGGTGACGGACACCGCCTTTTACAGAAACCCGCAATATCACGGGACCGGCGATGTCCCTGAGGTCCTCGATTATGAACGGATGGCAAAGGTCGTCCTCGGTATTAGATCAGCGATAGAGGAGATAGCGGGAAGATAA
- the rsmD gene encoding 16S rRNA (guanine(966)-N(2))-methyltransferase RsmD: protein MKISKSLRPTSSKVREALFNILRGRTDNARFLDLYAGTGAVGIEALKHGASEAVFVEAGRSNVKGIDEAIHKNRFAEKARVVTKKVLAFIDWAEMNGEGFDIIFLDPPYHTEEIMEALSALGKSNILKDDGIVAAEHFTKKHLPDAFDRLHKIRDYTYGDTVLSLYEAKKVY from the coding sequence ATGAAAATATCGAAATCTTTAAGGCCGACATCCTCGAAGGTCCGGGAGGCTTTATTCAACATCCTGCGCGGCAGGACTGACAATGCCCGGTTCCTCGATCTATACGCGGGCACAGGCGCTGTCGGCATCGAAGCGCTCAAACACGGAGCATCGGAGGCGGTATTCGTCGAGGCAGGCAGGAGCAACGTCAAGGGCATCGATGAAGCCATCCACAAAAATCGTTTCGCTGAAAAGGCGAGGGTGGTAACAAAAAAAGTCCTGGCTTTTATTGACTGGGCTGAGATGAACGGGGAGGGCTTTGACATAATTTTTCTCGACCCTCCTTACCACACAGAGGAGATAATGGAGGCCCTGTCCGCGCTTGGAAAATCAAATATCCTGAAGGATGACGGGATCGTCGCCGCAGAGCATTTCACGAAAAAACACCTGCCGGATGCATTTGACAGGCTGCATAAGATCAGGGACTACACTTACGGCGACACGGTGCTCAGTCTTTATGAAGCTAAAAAGGTTTATTAG
- the coaD gene encoding pantetheine-phosphate adenylyltransferase yields MSKIAIYPGTFDPLTNGHIDLIQRTLKIFDEVVIAVAPSYKKQPLFTIEERLNFIEESIRGFKGARAEHFSNLLVDYTKDKKSIAIIRGLRAVSDFEYELQMALMNRRLDANIETVFMMPSEEYTFLSSTLVKEVASFGGSVKGLVPEMVEKALVDKFKQ; encoded by the coding sequence ATGAGTAAAATTGCGATTTACCCGGGTACATTTGATCCTCTGACCAACGGCCACATAGACCTTATACAAAGGACGCTGAAGATCTTCGATGAGGTGGTCATCGCCGTTGCGCCAAGCTATAAGAAGCAGCCCTTGTTCACAATTGAGGAGCGGTTAAATTTCATAGAGGAATCGATCAGGGGATTCAAGGGGGCCAGGGCGGAGCACTTTAGTAACCTTCTGGTCGATTACACTAAAGATAAAAAGAGCATCGCCATCATCCGGGGCCTTCGCGCGGTGTCTGATTTTGAATACGAGCTCCAGATGGCCCTCATGAACAGGCGGCTTGACGCAAACATTGAAACAGTCTTTATGATGCCAAGCGAAGAATACACCTTTCTTTCGTCAACACTGGTCAAGGAAGTTGCGTCATTCGGCGGCTCTGTCAAAGGTTTGGTGCCTGAGATGGTCGAGAAGGCGCTGGTTGATAAATTCAAACAATAA
- a CDS encoding cysteine hydrolase, with protein sequence MLNDFVLEGSPLEVPDTRKVISAIKKEIENARSKGDPVIYLCDAHDKEDREFAKFGWPAHTVDGTKGAQVIDELKPQGDDIVIKKKSYSGFYNTKLEETLKGLKIDSVRLTGCVTHICVMFIAFEAVLLDYKVTVVESGVAGLAKEDHDAALRIMKNVLGAKIL encoded by the coding sequence ATGCTGAATGATTTTGTCCTTGAAGGTTCGCCTCTTGAGGTGCCGGATACGCGGAAGGTCATATCTGCCATTAAAAAAGAAATAGAGAACGCGCGCTCTAAAGGCGACCCCGTAATTTATCTCTGCGACGCTCACGACAAAGAAGATAGGGAGTTTGCCAAATTCGGCTGGCCTGCGCACACGGTTGACGGGACCAAAGGGGCGCAGGTGATTGATGAACTCAAGCCGCAGGGAGATGATATCGTCATCAAGAAAAAAAGTTATTCCGGCTTTTACAATACAAAACTCGAAGAGACCTTGAAGGGACTCAAAATAGACAGCGTCAGGCTTACAGGATGCGTTACCCACATATGTGTAATGTTCATTGCATTTGAAGCTGTGCTGCTGGATTACAAAGTTACAGTCGTTGAAAGCGGTGTTGCCGGGCTTGCAAAAGAAGACCACGATGCGGCATTAAGGATAATGAAGAACGTGCTTGGGGCAAAGATTTTATAG
- a CDS encoding nicotinate phosphoribosyltransferase, which translates to MFHTADPKDILDGKITDVYFERTIKILKAKKINPVVKAEFIAKTLPDAWQWAVLSGMEEVAYLLKHVPVKARAFKEGTVFYPYEPVMEVEGRYQDFCVFETALLGLMCQASGIATKAARFKKLAEGRPVISFGARRMHPVLAPMIERNAYVGGCDGVAVGKSGEIIGEDPMGTMPHALIICMGSTVEAIKAYDEVLAPRFKRVALIDTFLDEKFEALNVAEAMGEKLFAMRLDTPSSRRGSFYRILQEVRWELNLRGHKKIKLYVSGGIREKDVPELNPFVDAYGIGTSISNVPVVDFAMDIMEVDGKSLAKRGKWSGSKRVLRCGKCNTPLIAPNDNRKHRCKCGGRFNDVLTPFIAKGKVSQKPLPAKEIRAFVLEQVKRLEL; encoded by the coding sequence ATGTTCCATACTGCTGACCCGAAAGACATTTTAGACGGCAAAATAACGGACGTATATTTTGAGCGCACCATTAAAATACTGAAGGCCAAAAAGATAAACCCGGTTGTCAAGGCGGAGTTTATCGCAAAGACCCTTCCCGATGCCTGGCAGTGGGCTGTACTTTCCGGCATGGAGGAGGTCGCGTATCTCCTCAAACACGTCCCTGTCAAAGCGAGGGCGTTTAAAGAAGGCACGGTCTTTTACCCCTATGAACCGGTGATGGAGGTTGAGGGCCGGTATCAGGATTTCTGCGTGTTTGAAACTGCGCTGCTTGGGCTCATGTGCCAGGCTTCTGGCATCGCCACAAAGGCGGCGCGTTTTAAAAAGCTTGCCGAAGGACGCCCGGTAATCAGCTTTGGCGCACGGAGGATGCACCCTGTTTTGGCCCCTATGATAGAGAGGAACGCGTACGTCGGCGGATGTGACGGCGTGGCTGTCGGGAAGTCGGGAGAGATTATCGGCGAAGACCCTATGGGCACAATGCCGCACGCGCTGATAATTTGCATGGGCTCAACAGTCGAGGCCATAAAGGCATACGACGAGGTGCTTGCTCCAAGATTCAAAAGGGTCGCGCTCATCGACACATTCCTTGATGAAAAATTCGAGGCACTGAACGTGGCGGAAGCAATGGGAGAAAAACTTTTTGCGATGAGGCTTGATACGCCTTCTTCACGGAGGGGCAGCTTCTACCGCATCCTTCAGGAGGTGCGCTGGGAGCTGAATCTGAGAGGGCATAAAAAAATAAAGCTTTATGTGAGCGGCGGGATCAGGGAAAAAGATGTGCCGGAATTGAACCCCTTTGTTGATGCTTATGGGATCGGCACGTCAATAAGCAACGTGCCTGTTGTGGATTTCGCGATGGACATCATGGAGGTTGACGGCAAGTCTCTTGCGAAGAGGGGGAAATGGTCAGGCAGCAAGCGCGTGCTTCGCTGCGGGAAATGCAATACGCCGCTCATAGCCCCAAACGATAACAGGAAGCACAGATGCAAATGCGGCGGGAGATTCAATGACGTACTCACTCCCTTTATCGCCAAAGGTAAGGTTTCACAAAAGCCCCTGCCTGCAAAAGAGATAAGGGCTTTTGTTCTTGAGCAAGTGAAAAGGCTGGAGTTGTAA
- a CDS encoding DMT family transporter, with translation MGYLKIIIAILIWSSLGIFIRNIGLPNVAIVFYSCAIAGVIQWILLLLKGQFRKDLDIANRVHKILLLIAIPVCTIANTLLFYFAFKHTTIANAVLAHYTAPIFVAILAPIFLKEKSHKTTWLAIVLSSIGLWLMLWMPSSGGAASMSVSERYGIIAGACSGIAYAFLILILRVVASQYLSLVIIFLQNSIVAVLLLPFVFTIPVSMQSLPYLIAMGVLHSTIAPLIYVQGFQSVKANDAAILGYFEPIGATILAFIFLNELPGLTALFGGSLILLSGYLIFRDRGK, from the coding sequence ATGGGTTATTTAAAGATCATCATCGCAATCCTTATCTGGAGCTCGCTCGGGATCTTTATCAGGAACATCGGGCTGCCCAATGTCGCTATTGTTTTCTACTCCTGCGCCATCGCCGGGGTAATCCAGTGGATATTGCTGTTGCTGAAAGGGCAGTTCAGGAAGGACCTTGACATCGCAAACCGCGTCCACAAAATTCTGCTTCTCATTGCCATACCGGTATGCACTATTGCAAATACCCTGCTTTTTTATTTCGCGTTCAAGCACACGACAATAGCCAATGCCGTGCTGGCGCACTACACGGCCCCGATATTCGTCGCGATCTTAGCGCCCATATTTTTAAAAGAGAAGAGTCATAAGACAACGTGGCTTGCCATCGTCCTGTCATCCATCGGGTTGTGGCTTATGCTCTGGATGCCCTCATCAGGCGGGGCAGCGTCCATGAGCGTCAGCGAGCGTTACGGAATTATTGCCGGGGCCTGCTCAGGCATCGCATATGCCTTCCTCATACTGATACTGAGGGTTGTTGCATCGCAATATCTGTCCCTTGTTATCATCTTCCTGCAAAACAGCATAGTCGCCGTTTTACTCCTGCCGTTTGTTTTCACAATCCCCGTCTCAATGCAGTCATTGCCCTACCTGATTGCCATGGGCGTGCTTCATTCCACCATTGCCCCGCTGATTTATGTCCAGGGCTTTCAGAGCGTAAAGGCAAATGACGCCGCGATACTCGGCTACTTTGAACCCATAGGCGCGACCATATTAGCGTTTATCTTTCTCAATGAACTGCCGGGGCTGACCGCGCTCTTTGGCGGATCACTGATCCTGCTTTCGGGGTACCTGATCTTCAGGGACAGGGGGAAGTAG
- a CDS encoding methyltransferase domain-containing protein gives MGVKKLQPESFDLECTTVWSFPKRGNWATHRSDYRGNWSPQVVRNLVLRYLNEGNAVLAPMVGGGTTLIECKLTGRRGIGIDINPNSIKITQERLNFDYLYSQPQDCFIGDARNLEVIEEGSIDLVLTHPPYADIIKYSEGKINEDLSNIHSIDSFCDEIEKVARECFRVLKPGKFCAILIGDTRRNKFYIPLAFKAMERFLKAGFVLREDIIKVQHNCRATGFWVKKSKLYNFLLIMHEHIFVFQKQCNSI, from the coding sequence GTGGGTGTAAAGAAGCTTCAACCTGAAAGCTTTGACCTTGAATGCACCACAGTTTGGTCTTTTCCGAAAAGAGGCAACTGGGCAACCCACAGATCCGACTACAGGGGTAACTGGTCTCCGCAGGTCGTCCGCAACTTGGTCCTTCGCTATTTAAATGAAGGCAATGCGGTCCTTGCCCCTATGGTCGGCGGAGGAACGACATTGATTGAATGCAAGCTGACAGGAAGAAGAGGTATTGGCATTGACATAAACCCTAACTCAATAAAGATTACTCAGGAGAGATTGAATTTTGATTATCTCTACTCGCAACCTCAAGATTGTTTTATTGGAGATGCAAGGAATCTTGAAGTCATCGAAGAGGGATCAATTGATTTGGTATTGACTCATCCGCCGTATGCGGACATTATCAAATATTCGGAAGGTAAGATTAACGAAGACCTGTCGAACATTCATTCCATTGATTCCTTCTGTGATGAAATAGAAAAAGTAGCTCGTGAATGTTTCAGGGTTTTAAAACCCGGTAAGTTCTGCGCCATCCTTATAGGCGATACGAGAAGAAACAAGTTCTACATTCCCCTCGCATTCAAAGCCATGGAGCGGTTTTTAAAGGCGGGATTTGTTTTGCGGGAGGACATCATCAAAGTCCAGCACAACTGCAGGGCAACGGGCTTCTGGGTGAAGAAGTCGAAGCTGTACAACTTTCTGCTCATAATGCACGAGCACATTTTTGTGTTCCAGAAACAGTGCAATAGTATATAA
- a CDS encoding PIN domain nuclease, which produces MQISTPLKKLAADANVILSAVAGKAALRVFLKEDIDFVTTQFNIDEVREYLGVIAEQYGISEEILESQLKLLPIKIYPQHSYEDFIQKASRKLSGRDEDDIELLALAMKLKVPVWSNDRDFKHSGIEVFTTAKLLKILKA; this is translated from the coding sequence TTGCAGATTTCAACGCCTTTAAAAAAACTCGCCGCAGACGCTAACGTCATCCTCTCCGCAGTTGCCGGCAAGGCAGCGCTCCGCGTATTTCTGAAAGAAGATATTGATTTCGTAACAACACAGTTTAATATTGACGAAGTCAGAGAATACCTTGGCGTTATCGCGGAGCAGTATGGAATCAGCGAAGAAATTCTTGAGTCCCAGCTCAAACTCCTTCCCATTAAAATTTACCCTCAGCATTCTTACGAAGATTTTATTCAAAAGGCGTCCAGGAAATTGTCAGGCAGGGATGAAGACGATATAGAATTGCTTGCGCTTGCAATGAAGCTGAAAGTTCCTGTCTGGAGCAATGACAGGGATTTTAAACATTCAGGAATTGAGGTTTTTACAACTGCAAAACTGTTGAAGATTTTGAAAGCGTAA
- a CDS encoding M67 family metallopeptidase: MKLNKDIIEAMFQHALKTYPEECCGIITGDGHNQTAHMCENIQNRLHSQDPRGHPRDARTAYVIDRKELEGIISRAKGHGEGVIAFYHSHPENDAYFSEEDFTAQTVFGEPEFPDALHIVISVRSGKIHDLKCFKWDRSKQGFLTVEGCI, from the coding sequence ATGAAACTGAACAAAGACATCATCGAGGCCATGTTTCAACATGCCCTGAAAACATACCCTGAGGAATGCTGCGGAATTATAACGGGTGACGGGCATAATCAAACCGCGCATATGTGCGAGAATATTCAAAACAGGCTGCATTCGCAGGACCCCCGGGGCCACCCCAGGGACGCCCGCACGGCTTATGTCATTGACCGGAAAGAATTAGAGGGGATCATTTCAAGGGCAAAGGGGCATGGCGAAGGGGTTATCGCTTTTTATCACTCCCACCCTGAGAATGATGCTTACTTTTCAGAAGAAGACTTTACCGCTCAAACCGTATTCGGAGAGCCGGAATTCCCCGATGCCCTGCACATAGTGATCTCGGTGAGAAGCGGAAAGATCCACGACTTGAAATGTTTCAAATGGGACAGGAGCAAACAGGGCTTCCTGACAGTTGAGGGTTGTATTTAA
- a CDS encoding universal stress protein, which translates to MKILLATDGSENSEGAAKFLTRFNLSSDDEVLVFHAVSWTPLMSEMEAFYVNVKGLMEEIVPGILKSTADILKPVKAKVSTSSVEDFPDKAIVNTAGDSGADLIVMGAKGRRGLESLIVGSVTKLVAIKSPVPVLAVRPPQWKETGKLKVLFASDGSIYSDAMGKTLASIPFPADTEVTVLNVVSSALSDIPERFAFGINEKIKEMVANTREAEFKESEKITKKVREYLGGRFSKIEELSKSGDPSIEILKTANDINADIIAVGSSGMRGIRGMLGSVSRYVLNHSMCSVLIGKT; encoded by the coding sequence ATGAAGATATTGCTTGCCACGGACGGCTCGGAGAATTCCGAGGGAGCGGCAAAGTTTTTAACAAGGTTTAATCTTTCCTCTGATGATGAGGTCCTGGTCTTTCACGCTGTAAGCTGGACGCCTCTCATGAGTGAAATGGAGGCCTTTTACGTTAATGTCAAGGGGTTGATGGAGGAAATCGTACCGGGGATCCTCAAATCAACCGCTGATATTCTCAAACCGGTAAAAGCAAAGGTCAGCACGTCATCCGTTGAAGATTTCCCTGACAAGGCTATTGTAAATACAGCCGGCGATTCGGGAGCAGACCTTATAGTCATGGGGGCAAAAGGCCGCAGGGGTCTCGAATCACTCATTGTCGGGAGCGTTACAAAACTGGTTGCCATCAAATCGCCTGTGCCAGTCCTCGCAGTTAGACCTCCGCAGTGGAAAGAGACCGGGAAGCTGAAGGTCCTCTTTGCCTCGGACGGCTCCATATATTCAGATGCGATGGGCAAGACCCTGGCCTCAATCCCGTTTCCCGCAGATACAGAGGTGACGGTACTGAATGTGGTGTCTTCCGCGCTCTCGGATATTCCGGAGAGGTTCGCGTTTGGAATAAATGAAAAAATCAAGGAAATGGTTGCGAACACAAGAGAGGCTGAATTTAAAGAATCTGAAAAGATAACTAAAAAGGTCCGTGAATATTTAGGCGGACGGTTTTCAAAAATCGAGGAGCTGTCAAAATCCGGGGACCCCTCGATAGAGATACTGAAGACAGCGAATGACATAAACGCAGACATCATTGCCGTTGGAAGCAGCGGGATGAGGGGCATCAGGGGGATGCTCGGCAGCGTGTCACGGTATGTCCTGAATCATTCGATGTGCTCTGTTTTAATAGGGAAGACCTGA
- a CDS encoding cold-shock protein has translation MKLLETGIVKWFDDNKGFGVIARDKGGEIYVHYSAVLCEGNDCSLKEGHRVKFTIFKSPKGSQAQNVVVVD, from the coding sequence GTGAAACTTCTCGAAACAGGCATTGTTAAATGGTTTGATGACAATAAAGGATTCGGCGTTATTGCCCGCGATAAAGGCGGAGAGATCTACGTCCATTACAGCGCTGTCCTTTGCGAAGGCAACGACTGCTCATTAAAAGAAGGCCACAGGGTAAAATTTACAATCTTTAAAAGTCCAAAAGGCAGCCAGGCGCAAAACGTAGTTGTCGTGGATTGA
- the rimI gene encoding ribosomal protein S18-alanine N-acetyltransferase codes for MEGITIRAMSLADLPQVHAIETRCYTTPWSLNSFKYEIGNPDAVLKAAVSENRVIGYACARTILDMTHLLNITVLPEHRRKGVADMLLRAVIEELKRSKPGIKLTLEVRQSNTAAIKLYEKFGFTITGSRKGYYQKPADDALLMELEIH; via the coding sequence TTGGAAGGGATAACGATCAGGGCTATGTCCCTTGCCGACCTGCCGCAGGTCCATGCCATTGAAACCCGTTGCTATACAACCCCGTGGTCTTTAAATTCATTCAAATATGAGATCGGAAATCCGGACGCGGTCCTGAAAGCTGCTGTTTCTGAAAACCGGGTGATCGGCTATGCATGCGCGCGAACAATACTCGATATGACGCATCTGCTGAACATTACGGTATTGCCTGAACACAGACGCAAAGGTGTGGCGGACATGCTCCTGCGCGCGGTCATCGAAGAACTGAAACGCTCAAAGCCCGGCATAAAGCTCACACTCGAAGTCCGGCAATCAAACACTGCGGCCATAAAGCTGTATGAAAAATTCGGCTTTACCATAACCGGCTCACGAAAAGGATACTACCAAAAGCCTGCCGATGACGCATTGTTGATGGAGCTTGAGATCCATTAA
- the tsaB gene encoding tRNA (adenosine(37)-N6)-threonylcarbamoyltransferase complex dimerization subunit type 1 TsaB, whose protein sequence is MKILAIETATVAGSIAILDDNTGLIAEIRVDVKVVHAERLMPSIQWLMNAAGISINEIDAFAVSIGPGSFTGLRIGLSTAKGFAYATGKPLVPVPTLDAFARTLPFCSYTICPMLDARRNEVYAGLYRWDGGACGKVLPETAISPAELLQKINGPTVFMGEGVKIYKGLILDTVKEFAVFAPPSRMSPSASTVAEIAVEKLKEGITADTVSLAPFYIRKSEAELRWKG, encoded by the coding sequence ATGAAAATTCTTGCCATTGAAACCGCAACAGTCGCAGGCAGCATTGCGATACTCGACGATAACACCGGCCTTATCGCAGAGATAAGGGTGGACGTTAAAGTCGTTCATGCCGAGAGACTGATGCCCTCTATCCAGTGGCTGATGAACGCCGCCGGCATCTCAATAAATGAAATTGACGCCTTTGCCGTATCCATCGGACCGGGTTCCTTCACCGGGCTCAGGATCGGCCTCAGCACGGCAAAGGGCTTTGCGTATGCGACAGGCAAACCGCTTGTGCCGGTGCCGACCCTTGACGCATTCGCGAGAACACTCCCTTTCTGTTCATACACAATATGCCCGATGCTTGATGCAAGAAGAAATGAGGTTTATGCGGGACTCTATCGCTGGGACGGAGGCGCCTGCGGAAAGGTGCTGCCTGAAACCGCTATAAGCCCTGCTGAATTGCTGCAAAAAATTAATGGGCCCACAGTGTTCATGGGTGAAGGAGTGAAGATTTATAAAGGGCTTATCCTGGATACCGTGAAGGAGTTTGCCGTATTTGCCCCTCCATCGAGAATGTCGCCGTCAGCCTCGACTGTCGCGGAAATAGCGGTGGAGAAATTAAAAGAGGGCATAACAGCAGACACTGTGAGTCTCGCCCCATTTTATATACGCAAGTCTGAGGCAGAGCTCCGTTGGAAGGGATAA